The Capsicum annuum cultivar UCD-10X-F1 chromosome 1, UCD10Xv1.1, whole genome shotgun sequence sequence GACTATCACGGGTATTTCGGTAATgttagtcaccccaaccttcacttatatatagtagtaaataaaatggttacacatgctgACATGCATATGGTTtgttccttatatttattagctttattctcatttttattatgcaataaaatggttacacatgcatattgtttttttcctatatttattagttttgtcttcatttattattttaataatatttttatttagaccatTGTAATTGAATTATGTATGGTagtattttcttataaatatctttttgttccttattaaatgactaccaaggatctttcgataattttatggtgcgaTAAGTCAAGGTTGGAgtgactatcaagggtattttggtaattttaatCACTCCAACATTCACTTAATATAGTAGTAAtatctttttgtttcttattaaatgactaccaaggatatttcggtaattttatggtgtaataagtgaaggttggggtggcTACTAAgagtatttcgataattttagtcaccccaaccttcacttatatatagtaggtcAAACTCATCGGTAgccccctaaacttggcacgatctttcactttggcacctcaactggacgttgttcacttttgacaccttAAGTAGTCATAAACTGTGTCACTTCGACAccttttgctgattcagcaaagaGAGTGTATAACACTCGCTTTTGGGCGTGTTTCagggatatttttgtaatttttaggggcctttctgtaatttttcatctttaaatttttaaaatattatacataaagatttttaaaatttcatcttCTCCGCACaatttttctttaccttaacctccattaatggaggttgaatttTTCAAGAATCAATGGAACACACTACCACACTAACAGCAACCAAATTACACCCATAACAGCAACCCAAACTTCTCCTCTTCTACCCACGACATCATTAacacccaaaagaaaaaaaatattcattccATCAACCTACACAAAGAACACAGCAAAATACtcctttttttctccattttcttttacCTATTGAACAAACACATACGACTTCGATAAAAAATACCCAAATTAATATTTCTCCAAAACTCCTCAAAAATGCAAAGAATCACTAAAAATTCAATGATTTACTTCTTtggggaattttatcaaacacaaagCGAACAAAGAAAAGTGAAATTATTTAGCAGGACAAATGcaatctttttttactttttcacaaGGATAGTGGATTCTTTACTTGTAGGAAAGAATCAATGTAGATCTGAAATTCATCTTTCTCCATATTTCATCATATATCTGGAATTCGTGAAGCTATTAATGTAGATCTATCATTGTTAGAGAATGAGGAGGCATGCTTATCATTATTGAAAAGTTCAATCTCCATTAAGCTAAAAGAAAGTTGGGTGGAGAAGACAATGTGGGGGGCTTTTTGTAATTATTTAGGGAATAAAATGTGTCATTAATTCATTGGATATAATTGCCATGAATTTtagccttttaaaaaaaaaattaattgtgtgTATATAATGATGTGACAATGTAAAATTAGATGGCACAAATTAATTGGTCGGGTAATCCACGTTGGCAGCGAGTGAGACCCATGCACCAGAGCTGATGTCGAAAGGTGCCAAAATGGCATGTTCTatagctacttgaggtgccaaaagtgaacaacgtccacttgaggtgtcaaagtgaaagatgggGCCAAGTTTAGGGAGCcgtcgatgggtttggcctataTACTAgtaaataaaatgattacacatgcatatgatttttttcgtatatttattagttttgtcctcatttttcttatatttattagttttgtccttattttttattataataatatttttatttagacatttgtaattgaattataatgatagtaaatttttataaatatttttttgttccttattaaattacttgtTTTTTATACCCTAagggtatttcaataattttatggtgcaataaaatggttacacatacatattgttttttccttatatttattagttttgtcctcgttttatagtgcaataaaatggttacacatacatattttttttacttatttattaatattttccttatgtattattttaataatatttttatttagaccattgtaattgaattatacatggtagtaattttttataaatatctttttgatccttattaaatgactaccaagggtatttcgataattttatggtgcaataaatattttgaaatcgatgtatgtctcctcaacttatatatttgaaactttcaaatgagaCGTGCATCATGTACTTTTTCAGGAATATCCAAACAAAAGACATGTCGCCAACTGTTGTTGCAACAATCTAAATAgatttttatccacttatataatcacttttgtattggttggaccagtctagcaagctcaattttgttccccactgaatgtatatattatgttaacttCGGTTTATtgtactatattttttttcttttattcttatactaaacaattaaaataaataggAAATAATCTTCCTCAAAGTTGGATATTTTTTGCACATTACTATTGTCAAAATGCCCGTGCCTTATCTAGTATGTTAAAGAAATACAGTAATAAATAGTCGAGGGTCATAGAACCCCCATAAAGTTGAggtatgttacaacaaatttcgccAAAGTTTAGGTATATTTTGAACCTTTTTCCCTATTAGTTTAGAACATATGCttgttaattaatataatttcaaaagacAATATATATCTTGAGGAAATGGTCAAATGCCTCCCCAATTTATTACCTAATTACCAAATGCACACCTATACTTTGCGAGAGTCTTATTACCCCTTTGGACTATTTTAAAGTGGGATTAATTTCCCCTTGAAATGATACACCCACATTTTGAGTGGGGAGTGACATACACGCACCAACTCATGTTTAGCAGTACCCAttaaaattgttttaaaaaatgGGTTTAGATTAAAATTGTCAAATTGAGATTCCGAAGAACAAAGAATAGAATTTGACATGTAAAAGGATGATTAACAGCTTCAATAATATCAATAGAGGTTGATTTTCAAAATTTCCTCATTCCATGAACAAATTATAGAATCAAAATTTATGAAGtaagaaaaaacttaaaatttcatgtTGAATAGCGTGGAAATGGTGGCAGCGGCAATAGCAATGGCATGGTGAGAGGTGGAGAAATTTGTCTATGTTTCTATGAGAAAGGAAGAAAGTGTGCAAAGATGATGGCGGCTCCAAAGTCTGTGTGGGCTAGCCCGAATAGGCTGGGCCGACCCATATTGACAACTCTAGTTTTAGACCATTTTCTCTATATATCCTAAATACCTAATTTAATATCCTTTATAGAGCCTTCGTTTGTCAAATAAtagtaatttttagttttgatgattaacttttatttcaaaaaccTAACATAATCATGATTACACTTGTGCAACCAAATAATACACTTGTAATTGCGCTGTGGCAAACAAGCAAATCGGCTTAATTACTAGATTGTGTAATTACTACGCTTGTAATTACTACCTGATTACTACACCAATTCTAATTAATAGATGTCTTTCCAATTAGACCCTAAAAGCAGTACTTtgactactttaaagtttaaattagaaacacttttaaaatgtgcataagaaataaagaagagaaaggaCATAAAGTCATCCTTGAACTTGTCTGACTTTTgaaaaaagacacttaaacttcGTGGGGTCCTATGTCCCCTAAACTATTGCgaattgatattattatatcatttctGGATCAATCCTAATTTTTATAAGGAAGTGATAAACACCCACCAATTATTGATTGCCATgtgttaattaattaaaatatatttttaattatttaaaattttttattaatatttatttctctcttatctttatcttttaattttatcgCAAGCTCAATTGTTTGTGAATCAAagtggtgctcataatcttggtCTTATTCCATAATGTGATAAAAATACAGCCGATTTCACCATGCAATTTGATGGCAAATCATCGGCGAATGCTGCCAGTGGCAAAGCAAAATCGCCAAAGTGTCAACCAAATTCTGGCGAGATTTGTGGCGATTACAACATTGGGGTTTGTTCGCGATCCTTAGACGTACCTCCCCAAGGAATTTCGATCAATCCTATCAGCAAAAACTTCGGCGAGCTACTGTCTCCAGCCGCCGGTAAAGCTATAATGGGACTGAGAGCGGGGGGACCAATGCCAAAATGGGCATTGAATCACTGCAAGCACACCCGATCAAGAAAAAATGGTGGCCAACAtaccatctcttttttttttaccttgttcttaatctctttatcatttttatcagAAAATAAACATCGACCACGATAATATCCACCACCATCACATTAACGGAGAAGAAGAGGAAGGGGAAATAAGACTCCATTGATGAAGAAGAAGCGAAAATaaggagaaacaaaaaaaaaatagaaaagaaagaaaaaatactaaaatagaaaaaaaagtgaaaacatttTTTATTACACGTGGCATTTTTCAATTTGCTGGTGCAATAATTTTTTCCCCTCACGCGCCTCCTCTAAAGAGGTTATTTTTAATAGTCTTAACTAGTTTTGTGGGATAATGGGACGCCCGCAAactttaagtgtctttttgaaaaagtcgGACAAGTTCAGAGGTGACTTTACGTCTTTTctcaataaagaaagaaaagtaacTCCATATGATATATCAATCTACTTCAACCTCTATAAGGAATATTGGGACCATGAGTCATGACACAAGTAAAAGGAATTGTATGATAactcaatatgcatgagtaaATGTGGAATCCGGAGCCAAAAAGGGTTATTTTcctagataaaatatttttcaaaataacttttaccaaccaaacatgaaaaaacatatatttttctcCATACTAAACACACTCAAACAAATAACCCCCACTCCACACCCCCTCCCTCCCCTAAACAGGAAAAAGGCTTTTTCCATACGCTATGTTAATTTACACAATTTGCTCTATCCTTTATAAGAACACACACTTGTATAGCctcttttatatttgaaaaacaaAAGAATAGTTTGGGTCATTGTTAAATTATATCTGTAATCTTCTAAAATGCACACAAATTTTAATCACTTTGTACAATAATATCATGCGCACAACAAAAACACGTgtataattttgtaaaatatttgtCGGAAGGcaatttaaaagaatataatcTTTGgccttgaaaaatatttaatatgataAATCTTTGATTAGGTTGCAATACACTACGAATATCAAacacttctttttatttttcttcacatgttaatttaaaatacataaatattaaaaagggaaaaaacaaaTAAGGGGAGTAGCTATAAGAATTCAGTGACATCTCTCCTATGTTAAGAGATCTCTCCTATGTTAAGAGATGAATTCGGAATGTGCAGGAAGCATTCTTCTCACTGACGTACCGACAGATTTAACATGCAAGTCGCGACTGGCCAGGCGACGTCCAAGTCGCTGTGGGCCACGAGACTTACAAGTCGATGTGGGCCAGGCGACCTACAAGTTGCTGGCTCGAGACAACTTACAAGTCGCTAGGCCCACAGTGATTTGtcccttttgatttttttcaaaatcaattgtcccctttgatatttttaattaaaaataaataaataaataagtatacATGTGCAGTAGCAGGTGTGATGAGAAATTTTACATGTCTAAGCATTTGGTTCTCGTTTTGCAAAGTGGACAACCTCTCTTCAAGTTCTGCATTCTTTGTTTCCAATTCCTTCACCCTTGCTTCCAGATCTATCAAGTATGCTTTCTTCCTCTCCCTTGCTTGCTGTGCCGATACTCTATTTCTCAGCAACCTTTTTCaccccccacaaaaaaaaaaaagccccACTGATCACAAAACAAAGAGAGTGGAAACCCACAACGGTAACACGTCAAGTGGGGGACCCAGATAAGATAACTGGATACACCTACGTGGCATGATATGATAGGGTGGAAGGACTAAAAGAACAACTTTTTATTGTTTTACCTTTTTAACCTCTTGTTTTCTTTGTCAGCTGGGCTTCTTCCTCTCTTCCTTTGAGTCCCAGCTGATGGTTGAGCTTGACCGGCGGCGGAAGTTCCATCTCTGCCAGAAGCTGAGGTGGTTCCGGTGGCTTCTCCACCCATCTCCGGCACTCTTCTGATCTCATCATCACTCTCCATGCCTTCACAAACacaaaaccatattaaaaatttataaataaataaataaattattctaaTTCATTCGTTCACCTCCCAAGAACGTAACCCAACTATttcaaaatctcaacaaaaacACAAACACACCTTCGAAGCTCCAAAATTAACTCAACAAAACCGAGTTTTTCTCTCCAAGATTATAACACCATAATTGCCAAATTTAAAT is a genomic window containing:
- the LOC107838859 gene encoding transcription factor HY5; the protein is MQEQATSSIAASSLPSSSERSSSSALHLELKEGMESDDEIRRVPEMGGEATGTTSASGRDGTSAAGQAQPSAGTQRKRGRSPADKENKRLKRLLRNRVSAQQARERKKAYLIDLEARVKELETKNAELEERLSTLQNENQMLRHILKNTTAGAQEGRK